Proteins encoded in a region of the Fundulus heteroclitus isolate FHET01 chromosome 2, MU-UCD_Fhet_4.1, whole genome shotgun sequence genome:
- the LOC110366457 gene encoding unconventional myosin-XVIIIa-like, with product MWDSRSDFMAQSSAWCGLSTLSGSGFLLRAGSSAGGFRRSDPGLRRWQSMYHLEPESPTRSFSPLGAELWASRGERSFRQAERVPWLQDAHERLNTKLDRLRTREFTLGYNKTTAQMLDMEQKLLSETSALRQDAGKIPRFDRSRQSRELQEKVLKSENKLLDLRSSLENVSEDQSTCLRPPFLHSTSLKTAGDMTKEEIKNLREALREAEARASTLQEERNKALQDLHTSAEMQKMLINQMDDIKKRVSVGTQGHSEGQNQESESNSSISQACLENEKLRQELEVIMEHLATSQRQLQELNEEKIQNSRQITDLEAERSQLLREKKELLGTRDQDGDLVSDETKGNNSQRSKSAEESELENQKLQNRCLCLEEKLSEKEKMLQRQEETYQEKDEMRILHIKELEGIATHWMEKWQNVALTLQSKQDELEELKVNNTNDKRASEPGSRSEACKQEKGKDAFLFVEHKGAFMCNLLPFAGSELMQTLDKETQTDFSESCLIHEPPPRSPSNKSTQVWRQSGEEQRLKQKLAETERKVSERENDLRTMERLREMERTEAQFRISALELKLLEKASGCCHNGGSAWTDVSNPASIHAQQDEKQQPNSTVLHEQPTQRQTVSPGKNEKLCVEDKRNKTMCPVNPEVEQQRRLVTEQLKSLFKEREGKEAGRFAETQETAPSGSSSLPDWTPSSLVVKAAADRRNWHQGSALMPVLEEDEENSDLP from the exons ATGTGGGACTCCAGATCTGACTTTATGGCCCAG tctTCAGCATGGTGTGGTTTGTCGACTCTTTCTGGATCAGGGTTTCTGTTAAGAGCCGGCTCCAG TGCTGGTGGCTTCAGAAGGAGCGACCCAGGCCTGAGGAGGTGGCAGTCAATGTACCATCTGGAGCCTGAGAGCCCTACAAGGTCCTTTTCGCCATTAGGAGCAGAATTATGGGCTAGTCGTGgtgaaaggagcttcagacaaGCAGAAAGGGTGCCGTGGCTCCAGGACGCTCATGAGCGGCTGAACACTAAACTGGACCGGCTGAGGACCAGAGAATTTACACTAGGCTACAACAAGACGACGGCACAGATGCTCGACATGGAGCAAAAG CTGCTATCTGAAACGAGTGCTCTCAGACAGGATGCAGGTAAAATACCCCGGTTTGACCGAAGCCGACAGAGTAGAGAGCTCCAAGAAAA AGTCTTGAAGTCGGAAAATAAGCTGCTGGACTTGAGGTCTTCTTTGGAGAACGTAAGCGAGGATCAGTCGACTTGTCTTCGACCTCCATTCTTACACAGCACATCCCTCAAGACCGCAGGAGACATGACTAAAGAG GAGATCAAGAATCTAAGGGAGGCCCTGAGAGAAGCCGAGGCCAGGGCCTCAACTCTCCAAGAAGAGCGCAACAAAGCACTCCAGGATCTTCACACCTCTGCAGAG ATGCAGAAGATGTTGATTAATCAAATGGATGATATTAAAAAGAGAGTCAGTGTTGGCACACAGGGACACTCGGAGGGACAGAACCAGGAGAGCGAATCCAACAGCAGCATCAGCCAAGCTTGTCTG gaaaatgaaaaactgcGACAAGAACTAGAAGTGATCATGGAACATCTGGCTACGTCACAACGTCAGCTGCAGGAGCTAAATGAGGAGAAAATCCAAAACTCAAGACAGATCACAGATCTGGAAGCAGAGCGCTCTCAGCTGCTCAGAGAAAAGAAGGAGCTTCTGGGCACAAGAGACCAAGATGGAGATCTTGTATCAGATGAGACAAAGGGAAACAACAGCCAGCGCAG TAAATCTGCAGAAGAGTCGGAATTAGAAAATCAGAAACTGCAGAATCGGTGTCTCTGTTTGGAAGAAAAGCTCAGCGAGAAGGAGAAAATGCTGCAAAGGCAGGAGGAAACATATCAAGAAAAGGATGAAATGAGAATCCTCCACATTAAAGAGCTAGAAGGGATTGCCACACACTGgatggaaaaatggcaaaatgttGCTCTGACCCTTCAGTCCAAGCAAGATGAGTTAGAAGAGCTCAAAGTAAACAACACCAATGATAAA AGAGCGTCTGAGCCTGGGTCCAGGTCTGAAGcatgcaaacaggaaaaaggtaaAGATGCCTTTCTATTCGTTGAACACAAGGGGGCATTTATGTGCAATTTGCTTCCGTTTGCAGGTAGTGAGTTGATGCAGACACTTGACaaagagacacagacaga CTTTTCAGAATCCTGTTTAATTCATGAGCCCCCACCACGCTCCCCGAGTAACAAATCTACTCAG GTGTGGAGGCAAAGCGGCGAGGAACAGAGGCTGAAGCAAAAACTGGCAGAAACAGAGAGGAAAGTGAGTGAGAG AGAGAATGATTTGAGGACCATGGAACGGttgagagagatggagagaacCGAGGCTCAATTCAGGATTTCTGCTCTGGAGCTCAAG ctGCTGGAAAAGGCTTCTGGATGTTGTCATAATGGCGGAAGTGCTTGGACAGATGTGTCAAACCCTGCTTCAATACACGCACAGCAAG ATGAAAAGCAGCAGCCAAATTCTACAGTGCTCCACGAACAACCAACTCAGAGGCAAACAGTTTCCCCG GGTAAAAATGAGAAACTATGTGTTGAAGACAAGAGGAATAAAACCATGTGTCCAGTTAATCCAGAGGTGGAGCAACAGAGAAGATTGGTCACTGAGCAG TTAAAGAGCTTGTTTAAGGAGCGGGAAGGAAAGGAGGCGGGAAGATTTGCTGAGACCCAAGAAACCGCTCCAAGTGGATCCTCCTCACTGCCGGACTGGACCCCCTCATCTTTAGTTGTGAAG GCCGCAGCAGACAGGAGAAACTGGCATCAGGGCTCAGCTTTAATGCCCGTGttggaggaggatgaggagaacaGTGACTTGCCCTGA